One region of Polaribacter pectinis genomic DNA includes:
- the frr gene encoding ribosome recycling factor: MNEEIEFIIDSAKEAMNNAIEHLIKELRTIRAGKATPSMLSNVMVDYYGAQTPLSQVANVNTPDARTISIQPWEKSMLQAIEKAIQIANLGFNPMNNGDIIMINVPPLTEERRINLAKQAKAEAEHAKVGVRNARKDANNEIKKIDVSDDLKKVSEDDVQKLTDAYVKKIDDTLSVKEKEIMTV; this comes from the coding sequence ATGAACGAAGAAATTGAATTTATTATAGACTCTGCTAAAGAAGCAATGAACAATGCTATAGAGCATTTAATTAAAGAGTTAAGAACTATTAGAGCTGGTAAAGCCACTCCATCTATGTTATCTAATGTAATGGTAGATTATTATGGAGCTCAAACTCCTTTAAGTCAAGTTGCAAATGTTAACACTCCAGATGCTAGAACTATTAGCATTCAGCCTTGGGAAAAAAGTATGTTACAAGCAATTGAAAAGGCAATTCAAATAGCTAATTTAGGTTTCAATCCAATGAATAATGGTGATATTATTATGATAAATGTACCACCATTAACAGAAGAACGAAGAATAAACCTAGCAAAACAAGCAAAAGCAGAAGCAGAACATGCAAAAGTTGGTGTAAGAAATGCACGTAAAGATGCCAATAACGAAATTAAAAAAATAGATGTTTCTGATGATTTGAAAAAAGTTTCTGAAGATGATGTTCAGAAATTAACAGATGCGTATGTTAAGAAAATAGACGATACACTTTCTGTTAAAGAAAAAGAGATTATGACAGTTTAA
- the pyrH gene encoding UMP kinase — protein sequence MQYKRILLKLSGEALMGNRQYGIDPNRLSEYAKEIKEVVAKGIEVAIVIGGGNIFRGVAGAANGMDRVQGDHMGMLATCINGLALQSALEDEGVHTRLQTALEIKEVAEPYIKRKAIRHLEKGRVVIFGAGTGNPYFTTDTAAVLRAIEIDANAILKGTRVDGIYNVDPEKDKDAIKFETITFKDVIKKGLKVMDMTAFTLSEENKLPIIVFDMNTNGNLLKLVSGEKIGTIVDNQ from the coding sequence ATGCAATACAAAAGAATTCTTTTAAAATTAAGTGGAGAGGCATTAATGGGCAATAGACAATATGGAATTGACCCAAACCGTTTATCAGAATATGCTAAAGAAATAAAAGAAGTAGTAGCAAAAGGTATAGAAGTTGCTATTGTTATTGGTGGTGGAAATATTTTTAGAGGAGTTGCTGGAGCTGCAAATGGTATGGATCGTGTACAAGGAGATCACATGGGTATGTTAGCAACTTGTATTAATGGACTTGCATTACAAAGTGCTTTAGAAGATGAAGGTGTTCATACACGCTTACAAACAGCATTAGAAATAAAAGAAGTTGCTGAACCTTATATTAAAAGAAAAGCAATTAGACATTTAGAAAAAGGAAGAGTTGTAATTTTTGGTGCAGGAACTGGTAATCCTTATTTTACTACAGATACTGCTGCAGTTTTACGTGCAATAGAAATTGATGCTAATGCAATTTTAAAAGGAACTCGTGTAGATGGTATTTATAATGTAGATCCAGAAAAAGATAAAGATGCTATTAAATTTGAAACTATTACATTTAAAGACGTAATTAAAAAAGGTCTTAAAGTAATGGATATGACTGCTTTTACATTAAGTGAAGAAAATAAATTACCAATTATAGTATTTGATATGAATACAAATGGAAATCTTTTGAAACTAGTTTCAGGAGAAAAAATTGGTACTATTGTTGATAATCAATAA
- the tsf gene encoding translation elongation factor Ts has protein sequence MGTVKVSAADVKKLREATGAGMMDCKKALVEAGGDFDKAIDILRKKGQKIAAKRADRESTEGVAVTRINDAKTEGVAIVLACETDFVGKNEKFVALAGEFADIALNSNTKEEFLAADFGGMTVADKLVEQTGVIGEKLDITAFEKVEAAYVGAYTHIGKIAALVGLSANVDNAETLSKDVAMQVASMGATTLSYKDFDPAYVAAETEARIAVIEKDNIELGRLGKTLKNVPQFISMSQLTPEVIAKAEEDAKAQLAAEGKPEKIWDRILPGKMERFISDNTTLDMEQCLLDQAFIKDEKKNVAQYVATFGDVAVSTFKRVTLG, from the coding sequence ATGGGAACAGTAAAAGTAAGTGCTGCAGATGTTAAAAAATTAAGAGAAGCAACAGGAGCTGGAATGATGGACTGTAAAAAGGCATTAGTAGAAGCTGGTGGTGATTTTGATAAAGCAATTGACATTTTACGTAAAAAAGGTCAAAAAATTGCTGCAAAAAGAGCTGACAGAGAATCTACTGAAGGTGTTGCAGTTACAAGAATCAACGATGCTAAAACTGAAGGTGTTGCAATTGTATTAGCTTGTGAAACTGACTTTGTTGGTAAAAACGAAAAATTCGTTGCATTAGCTGGTGAATTTGCAGACATCGCTTTAAACTCAAACACTAAAGAAGAATTTTTAGCTGCTGATTTTGGAGGAATGACTGTTGCAGATAAATTAGTTGAACAAACTGGTGTAATTGGAGAAAAGTTAGACATTACTGCTTTTGAAAAAGTTGAAGCTGCTTATGTTGGTGCTTATACTCACATTGGTAAAATTGCTGCTTTAGTAGGTTTATCTGCAAATGTAGATAATGCTGAAACTTTATCTAAAGATGTAGCAATGCAAGTAGCATCTATGGGTGCAACTACTTTATCTTACAAAGATTTTGACCCTGCTTATGTAGCTGCTGAAACTGAAGCTAGAATTGCAGTAATTGAAAAAGATAATATTGAGTTAGGAAGATTAGGAAAAACATTAAAAAATGTTCCTCAATTTATTTCTATGTCTCAATTAACTCCAGAAGTTATTGCTAAAGCTGAAGAAGATGCAAAAGCACAATTAGCTGCTGAAGGAAAACCAGAAAAAATCTGGGATAGAATTTTACCTGGAAAAATGGAAAGATTCATTTCTGACAATACTACTTTAGATATGGAGCAATGTCTTTTAGACCAAGCTTTTATTAAAGATGAAAAGAAAAATGTTGCACAATATGTAGCTACATTTGGTGATGTTGCTGTAAGTACTTTTAAAAGAGTTACTTTAGGTTAA
- the rpsB gene encoding 30S ribosomal protein S2 codes for MANVNIQELLESGVHFGHLTRKWNPNMAPYIYTERNGVHIIDLYKTAAKIEETSEALKKIANSGRKILFVATKKQAKDIVADKAKAVNMPFITERWPGGMLTNFVTIRKAVKKMAQIDRMKTDGSFDALSKREKLQINRQREKLEKNLGSISDMTRLPGALFVVDIKKEHIAVAEAQKLNIPIFAMVDTNSDPRLVDFVIPANDDASKSIDKVLSFVTDAIAEGLSDRKADKEKVKVAKEAPKKEEAKEETK; via the coding sequence ATGGCAAACGTAAACATTCAAGAATTATTAGAAAGTGGAGTACACTTTGGTCACTTAACAAGAAAGTGGAACCCAAATATGGCTCCTTATATTTATACAGAAAGAAATGGTGTACACATCATTGATTTGTATAAAACTGCAGCTAAAATAGAAGAAACTTCAGAAGCTTTAAAAAAGATTGCTAACTCTGGACGTAAAATTTTATTTGTAGCTACAAAAAAACAAGCAAAAGATATAGTTGCTGATAAAGCAAAAGCAGTAAACATGCCTTTCATTACAGAAAGATGGCCAGGTGGAATGTTAACTAACTTTGTTACTATTAGAAAAGCTGTAAAAAAAATGGCTCAGATTGATAGAATGAAGACTGATGGATCTTTTGATGCACTATCTAAAAGAGAAAAATTACAAATTAATCGTCAAAGAGAAAAATTAGAAAAGAATTTAGGTTCTATTTCTGACATGACTCGTTTACCAGGTGCATTATTTGTAGTTGATATTAAAAAAGAGCACATTGCAGTAGCAGAAGCTCAAAAACTTAATATCCCAATTTTTGCAATGGTTGATACAAACTCTGATCCAAGATTAGTAGATTTTGTTATACCAGCAAATGATGATGCTTCTAAGTCTATTGACAAAGTTTTATCTTTTGTTACTGATGCAATTGCAGAAGGTTTATCTGACAGAAAAGCAGATAAAGAAAAAGTAAAAGTTGCTAAAGAAGCTCCTAAAAAGGAAGAAGCTAAAGAAGAAACAAAATAA